Proteins from a single region of Bacteroidota bacterium:
- a CDS encoding chemotaxis protein CheD — translation MNQVIDVETGQVKAGRENAVLRANAIGSCIAITAYDSGKKVGAIVHVMLPGRSPKEDYPHRTRYAADAIDAMIDQMACLGVNKNDLEVCLVGGGNVLQRNDDTVCEDNIKSVVNLLGEKGIRIRASVLGGTQRRSVSLNLERGCIFYIEGNEEERLLQYE, via the coding sequence ATGAATCAGGTAATTGATGTAGAAACAGGGCAGGTTAAGGCGGGCAGAGAAAATGCAGTCTTGAGAGCGAACGCGATCGGTTCGTGCATTGCCATTACCGCCTATGATTCAGGGAAAAAGGTAGGTGCAATAGTACACGTTATGCTCCCGGGAAGGTCACCAAAAGAAGACTATCCCCACAGAACAAGATACGCGGCTGATGCCATAGATGCGATGATAGACCAGATGGCTTGCCTGGGAGTGAATAAGAATGATCTTGAGGTATGCTTGGTTGGGGGAGGAAATGTGCTCCAAAGGAATGATGATACTGTTTGTGAAGACAACATCAAGTCGGTGGTTAACCTTTTGGGAGAAAAAGGCATCAGAATAAGGGCTAGCGTTTTAGGGGGCACCCAGAGGAGATCTGTTTCTCTCAATCTTGAAAGAGGATGTATATTTTATATCGAAGGAAATGAAGAAGAAAGGCTGTTGCAATATGAATAA
- a CDS encoding HAMP domain-containing protein — MDKTLEKDRINEIIETVIKVARGDYSVQLELSDKNDDIDSLAIGFNMMIDDIKEKTEEIQAANQQLRASEQQLKAANQQLRASEQHLVAANQQLTAKEQQLRAANQQLMAKEQGLRASQDALMSKVGDLERANRLMVGRELQMIALKGEVNSLLEKSGQPWKYEAPKKIKGEI, encoded by the coding sequence ATGGATAAAACACTAGAAAAAGACCGTATAAATGAAATCATTGAGACAGTTATAAAAGTAGCAAGAGGAGATTATTCTGTTCAGCTTGAACTTTCAGACAAAAATGATGACATCGATTCACTGGCTATAGGTTTTAATATGATGATTGATGATATTAAGGAAAAGACTGAGGAAATACAAGCTGCAAACCAGCAGCTAAGAGCAAGCGAACAACAACTGAAAGCCGCCAACCAGCAGTTAAGAGCAAGCGAACAACACCTGGTTGCCGCTAACCAACAGTTAACAGCAAAAGAACAACAACTAAGGGCTGCTAACCAACAGTTAATGGCGAAAGAACAGGGATTGCGGGCTTCACAGGATGCATTAATGAGTAAAGTAGGTGATTTGGAGCGGGCTAATAGACTTATGGTGGGCAGGGAACTGCAAATGATCGCACTAAAGGGAGAGGTAAACTCTCTCCTTGAAAAATCAGGACAGCCTTGGAAGTATGAGGCACCAAAAAAGATAAAGGGTGAAATATAA